A single Arachidicoccus sp. BS20 DNA region contains:
- a CDS encoding nuclear transport factor 2 family protein, with translation MEQKHPLPPFNFETATQKVQMAEDAWNSKDPEKVSLAYSVDTEWRNRDIFLNGREAAKNFLKNKWEKELDYKLKKQLWAFTENRIAVRFEYEYRNANGQWFRAYGNENWEFDENGLMKKRYASINDLAINEEDRRL, from the coding sequence ATGGAACAAAAACATCCGTTGCCGCCGTTCAATTTTGAAACGGCAACACAAAAAGTTCAAATGGCAGAAGATGCCTGGAATTCAAAAGACCCCGAAAAAGTTTCGCTCGCATACAGTGTGGATACGGAATGGAGAAACCGTGATATTTTCCTAAACGGGCGGGAAGCTGCAAAAAACTTTTTGAAAAATAAGTGGGAAAAAGAACTGGATTATAAATTAAAAAAACAACTATGGGCTTTTACCGAAAACAGAATTGCAGTTCGCTTTGAGTACGAATACAGAAACGCGAACGGACAATGGTTTCGCGCTTACGGCAATGAAAATTGGGAATTTGACGAAAACGGATTGATGAAAAAACGTTATGCAAGCATTAATGATTTGGCGATAAACGAAGAAGACAGAAGACTATAA
- a CDS encoding sugar phosphate isomerase/epimerase family protein, with protein MTTRRTFIKQTGTVAAGAWLLPSFAKKHKTKNIGIQLWTVRDVIGKDVTGTIRKIAEDGYKDVEIFFYSSDHKLWGLTGNEFKKLLDANGLKSSSGHYIFGSYFENGNLDDVHLSINVAHALNNEYITIPSIEDKFKNTLDACKATAEKFNKLGEFCKKEGLKLAYHNHNIEFKQFGDTYGYEVFLKETDPALINFEMDIYWLVNAGKDPVTLFNQFPGRFPMWHVKDMDKNNREENTEVGKGSIDFKKIFANAKTSGMKHFFVEQESNYQPDVLGATKTDCDYIRQNLVPLLR; from the coding sequence ATGACAACAAGGAGAACCTTCATCAAACAAACAGGAACCGTTGCCGCAGGTGCGTGGCTGTTGCCTTCATTCGCAAAAAAACATAAGACTAAAAATATAGGTATTCAACTATGGACAGTTAGAGATGTTATCGGAAAAGATGTAACAGGCACTATTCGTAAAATTGCGGAAGACGGTTATAAAGACGTAGAGATTTTCTTCTACTCATCCGACCACAAACTTTGGGGATTGACCGGAAATGAATTTAAAAAACTGCTGGATGCAAACGGCTTAAAATCGTCGAGCGGGCATTATATTTTCGGAAGCTACTTTGAAAATGGCAATCTCGATGATGTTCATTTGTCTATAAATGTTGCGCACGCGTTGAATAACGAATACATTACTATTCCAAGCATTGAAGACAAATTCAAAAATACATTGGATGCCTGCAAAGCCACCGCAGAAAAATTCAACAAACTGGGCGAATTTTGTAAAAAAGAAGGGCTGAAACTCGCCTATCACAATCATAACATAGAGTTCAAACAATTTGGCGATACTTACGGTTACGAAGTATTTTTGAAAGAAACCGACCCTGCTCTTATCAATTTTGAAATGGACATTTATTGGTTGGTAAATGCCGGTAAAGACCCGGTTACTTTGTTCAATCAGTTTCCCGGTCGCTTTCCTATGTGGCACGTGAAAGATATGGATAAAAACAACCGTGAAGAAAACACAGAAGTCGGCAAAGGAAGTATCGATTTCAAAAAGATTTTTGCCAACGCAAAAACTTCGGGCATGAAACATTTTTTTGTAGAACAGGAAAGTAATTATCAGCCGGATGTTCTTGGCGCTACCAAAACCGATTGCGATTATATTCGTCAAAACCTCGTTCCTCTTCTCCGGTAA
- a CDS encoding thioredoxin family protein has product MKKLFFILAALPVFAFAQEKGVQFVHNLSWDQVKAKAKAEHKYILMDCQTTWCSWCRYMEKNIFPNDTVAAITNDKFIAVSVQFDSSAKDNDEVKSWYATAHDLNAQYHINAYPTFLFFSPDGEIVDRHVGASLKVPEFVTALNDAQNPDKQYYVLVRKYESGDKDPSFLKSFASAAQSAYDMQTAKKAANEYLATQKDLYTKDNLTFLSNFTQSSKDTGFSIMLHQPEKVDAVMGKGTSDKVVQGIIMREEVYPAIFPHNPNIKKASDLPEPDWTALQTKLQTKYPAQATEILAYSKTVFYMEKGDWNNFEPAVVAYMKSYGDKASDEQLNQFAWTVFQNCPDMTCVTEALDWSKKSFQNNSNPEYIDTYANILYKMGKKDEAIAWEQKAADASSDKSTYLQTLDKMKKGEKTWN; this is encoded by the coding sequence ATGAAAAAGCTGTTTTTCATTTTAGCTGCACTTCCTGTGTTTGCTTTTGCACAGGAAAAAGGCGTTCAGTTTGTCCACAACCTTAGTTGGGATCAAGTAAAGGCAAAAGCAAAAGCCGAGCACAAATACATTCTCATGGATTGTCAAACTACATGGTGCAGCTGGTGCAGATATATGGAAAAAAACATATTTCCAAATGATACTGTTGCAGCTATTACAAACGACAAGTTCATTGCCGTAAGTGTTCAGTTTGACTCTTCTGCAAAAGACAATGACGAGGTAAAAAGCTGGTACGCAACGGCGCACGATTTGAATGCGCAATATCACATTAATGCATATCCGACATTTTTGTTTTTCAGTCCCGACGGCGAAATTGTTGACCGTCATGTAGGCGCATCTTTGAAAGTGCCTGAATTTGTAACAGCATTGAACGATGCGCAAAATCCCGATAAACAATATTATGTGTTGGTAAGAAAATATGAAAGCGGAGATAAAGACCCTTCATTTCTGAAATCATTTGCCAGCGCCGCACAAAGCGCTTATGATATGCAGACTGCGAAAAAAGCAGCGAATGAATATTTGGCTACACAAAAGGATTTATATACAAAAGACAATCTTACTTTCCTGAGCAATTTTACGCAAAGCAGCAAAGACACAGGTTTCAGCATTATGTTGCATCAGCCTGAAAAAGTAGACGCCGTAATGGGAAAAGGAACTTCAGATAAAGTTGTACAAGGCATTATCATGAGAGAAGAAGTTTATCCCGCCATTTTCCCACACAATCCAAACATAAAGAAAGCATCTGACTTGCCGGAGCCCGATTGGACTGCTTTGCAAACGAAATTGCAAACAAAATATCCTGCGCAGGCAACTGAAATCTTAGCATATTCCAAAACTGTTTTTTATATGGAAAAAGGCGATTGGAACAATTTTGAACCCGCAGTTGTTGCTTATATGAAATCTTATGGCGATAAAGCGAGCGACGAACAATTGAACCAATTTGCGTGGACAGTATTCCAGAATTGTCCCGATATGACTTGTGTTACAGAAGCATTGGACTGGAGTAAAAAATCGTTCCAAAACAACAGCAATCCGGAGTATATAGATACTTATGCAAACATTTTGTACAAAATGGGTAAGAAAGATGAAGCCATTGCATGGGAGCAAAAAGCCGCAGATGCATCAAGTGATAAATCAACTTATTTGCAAACGCTTGACAAAATGAAAAAAGGCGAAAAAACTTGGAACTAA
- a CDS encoding hydroxypyruvate isomerase family protein gives MQNRRTMIKNTVASAAAIGASSLMPALSQKLSEEKKTFSTLKGNINHSVCSWCYQGISLEELCRFSKSIGIKGIDLCGPKDWDTLKKYGLDSPMCNGAELGLYDGFNDKKFHAKLIRQYSDMIPLVAKNGYTNLICFSGARRGISDEDGWNNCVEGLKQLLPLAEKHKVVLVMELLNSKIDHKDYQCDHTAWGVELCKRLGSENFKLLYDIYHMQIDEGDVIRTITDNHEYIAHYHTGGVPGRNEIDDTQELYYPAIMKAIAATGFKGYVAQEFVPKNPDKLASLKKAIQICDV, from the coding sequence ATGCAGAATAGAAGAACCATGATAAAGAATACAGTTGCGAGTGCAGCTGCCATTGGAGCATCATCATTGATGCCTGCATTATCACAAAAATTATCCGAAGAAAAGAAAACGTTTTCAACATTGAAAGGAAATATCAATCATTCTGTTTGCAGCTGGTGTTATCAAGGAATTTCTTTGGAAGAGCTTTGCCGGTTTTCCAAAAGTATCGGCATTAAAGGCATTGATTTATGCGGACCGAAAGACTGGGATACTTTGAAAAAATACGGTTTGGATTCGCCTATGTGCAACGGTGCAGAATTAGGATTATATGACGGTTTTAACGACAAGAAATTTCATGCAAAACTTATCCGGCAATATTCCGACATGATTCCTTTGGTAGCAAAGAATGGTTATACGAATCTGATATGTTTCAGCGGCGCACGGCGCGGTATCAGCGATGAAGATGGCTGGAATAATTGTGTAGAAGGATTAAAACAATTATTGCCTTTGGCGGAGAAGCACAAAGTGGTTTTGGTAATGGAATTATTGAACAGTAAGATTGATCACAAAGATTATCAATGCGACCACACGGCTTGGGGCGTTGAATTGTGCAAACGACTGGGTTCAGAAAATTTTAAATTGCTGTATGACATTTACCATATGCAAATTGATGAAGGCGACGTCATCCGCACTATTACCGATAATCATGAATACATTGCGCATTATCACACAGGCGGCGTTCCCGGACGCAATGAAATTGACGATACGCAGGAGTTGTATTATCCCGCAATTATGAAAGCGATTGCAGCCACAGGATTTAAAGGTTATGTAGCGCAGGAATTTGTTCCGAAGAACCCTGATAAACTCGCTTCGCTAAAAAAAGCAATTCAAATTTGTGATGTATAA
- the asnS gene encoding asparagine--tRNA ligase has product MFNKRTKIKDLLSGEKTGQEITVMGWVRTFRNNQFVALNDGSTNNNLQIVIELGLIDDATAKRITTGASLKVSGTLVESLGKGQKVEVKAATVEILGDCDAEKYPLQPKKHSLEFLREIAHLRFRTNTFGAVFRVRHALAFAIHRFFNEKGFVYLHTPIITSSDAEGAGEMFRVTTLPLNNAPKDANGNIDFSEDFFGKSTNLTVSGQLEGELGATAFSEIYTFGPTFRAENSNTTRHLAEFWMIEPEMAFCDLEDDANLAEEFIKYIIKYALEHNRDDIEFLDTRLKDEEKQLPQDKRSELGLLEKLEFVLNNAFERVTYTEAIDILLNSPAYKKKKFKYEVSWGIDMQSEHERYLVEKHFKKPVIVTDYPKDIKAFYMRQNDDGKTVAAMDILAPGIGEIVGGSQREERLEKLETRMKEMHIPAEEMNWYLDTRRFGSVPHAGFGLGFERIVQFVTGMTNIRDVIPFARTPKNCEF; this is encoded by the coding sequence ATGTTTAACAAAAGAACAAAGATTAAAGACCTGCTTTCGGGCGAAAAAACCGGGCAGGAAATTACGGTAATGGGTTGGGTGCGTACATTTCGCAATAACCAGTTTGTGGCTTTGAACGACGGCAGTACAAATAATAATTTACAGATAGTTATAGAACTCGGTTTGATAGACGATGCAACTGCAAAGCGCATTACTACGGGCGCTTCGCTGAAAGTATCGGGAACATTGGTGGAATCTTTGGGCAAAGGACAAAAGGTAGAAGTCAAAGCCGCAACCGTTGAAATTCTCGGCGATTGCGATGCGGAAAAATATCCTTTGCAACCCAAAAAACACAGCCTTGAATTTTTGCGCGAGATAGCGCATTTGCGTTTTCGCACGAATACTTTCGGCGCGGTGTTCCGCGTGCGTCATGCGCTGGCGTTTGCCATTCATCGGTTTTTTAATGAAAAAGGATTTGTGTATTTGCATACACCCATCATCACGTCGAGCGATGCGGAAGGCGCAGGCGAAATGTTCCGCGTTACCACTTTACCCTTGAACAACGCGCCGAAAGATGCGAACGGCAACATAGATTTTTCAGAAGATTTTTTCGGAAAGTCAACAAACTTAACGGTTTCGGGGCAATTGGAAGGCGAGCTTGGCGCAACAGCGTTCAGCGAAATTTATACATTTGGTCCAACTTTTCGTGCGGAAAATTCCAACACTACAAGGCATCTTGCAGAGTTCTGGATGATTGAACCGGAAATGGCTTTCTGCGACTTGGAAGACGATGCAAACCTTGCGGAAGAATTTATCAAATACATTATCAAATACGCGCTGGAACACAACCGCGACGACATTGAATTTCTCGATACACGTTTGAAAGACGAAGAAAAACAATTGCCGCAGGACAAGCGCAGCGAGTTGGGTTTGCTAGAAAAATTAGAGTTCGTTTTGAACAATGCTTTTGAAAGAGTTACTTACACGGAAGCGATAGATATTTTATTAAATTCTCCTGCATATAAAAAGAAAAAATTCAAGTACGAAGTTTCCTGGGGCATCGATATGCAAAGCGAACATGAAAGATATTTAGTAGAAAAACATTTCAAGAAACCTGTGATTGTTACCGATTATCCAAAAGATATTAAAGCCTTTTATATGCGCCAGAATGATGATGGAAAAACGGTTGCCGCAATGGATATTTTGGCGCCGGGCATCGGCGAAATCGTTGGCGGTTCGCAAAGGGAAGAGCGCTTGGAAAAACTGGAAACGCGCATGAAAGAAATGCACATTCCGGCGGAAGAAATGAACTGGTATCTCGATACGCGCCGCTTCGGAAGCGTGCCGCACGCGGGTTTCGGCTTGGGCTTTGAAAGGATTGTTCAGTTTGTAACGGGCATGACGAACATCCGCGATGTAATTCCGTTTGCAAGAACACCGAAGAATTGCGAGTTTTAA
- a CDS encoding RteC domain-containing protein, giving the protein MEIVLSKIISDIKRMEDKLSSKMLKTVDEAYQMLLYLQELLYTVKTKVLQTGFVNGAQEIDFFKNIKPQIMGKLIYYNKVFRIEIACPVSNGKLYNSYYESQLRKLKSEYIETICHEDFYRYYRAGRSDRDEVYFRLGQINYHDGLKSGVFEIDLGFSTYYDNKIARIIANELLYTYLVTKIDPENSPDSIIVDKNATKDISWTNSQNALIELIYAIYASASVSHGEISIRKLALIFQVLFKIPLNDIHHAFHRMKTRAGSRTAFLDQLKAALEEYMDKDLSY; this is encoded by the coding sequence ATGGAAATCGTATTGAGTAAAATAATATCCGATATCAAGCGAATGGAAGATAAGTTATCTTCTAAGATGCTAAAAACAGTTGATGAAGCTTATCAGATGCTCCTGTATTTGCAGGAATTATTATATACCGTGAAAACAAAGGTCTTGCAGACCGGATTTGTGAACGGTGCTCAGGAGATTGATTTTTTCAAGAATATCAAGCCGCAGATCATGGGCAAGCTCATCTATTACAACAAGGTATTTCGTATTGAAATTGCCTGTCCGGTAAGTAATGGTAAATTGTATAATAGCTACTATGAAAGCCAATTGAGAAAACTCAAATCAGAATACATCGAAACGATATGCCACGAAGATTTTTACAGGTATTACCGTGCAGGAAGGTCTGACCGCGACGAGGTTTATTTCAGGCTTGGTCAAATCAATTACCATGACGGATTAAAGAGCGGGGTGTTTGAAATAGACCTTGGTTTTTCGACTTATTATGATAACAAAATTGCACGTATTATTGCCAATGAACTACTTTACACCTATCTCGTTACCAAAATTGACCCTGAAAACAGCCCGGATTCAATAATCGTAGACAAAAATGCTACTAAAGACATTTCGTGGACAAATAGCCAAAATGCACTCATAGAATTGATCTATGCAATTTATGCATCCGCATCCGTATCCCATGGCGAAATAAGCATACGAAAATTAGCATTGATTTTCCAGGTATTGTTCAAAATCCCGCTAAACGATATTCACCATGCATTCCACCGTATGAAGACGAGGGCAGGTTCAAGAACCGCATTTTTGGACCAGCTTAAAGCCGCACTGGAAGAATATATGGACAAAGACCTATCCTACTGA
- a CDS encoding heavy metal translocating P-type ATPase, with translation MVENVEWKVAGMSCTNCALSIEKVLKSKGMQNVSVNFIGGNVSFENPGTTDLQTIEKEIDKLGYHVVNGTAKQNTQAKKKVFKNHFQRFIFCLIFTIPLWLHMVVHAEILMNSWFQLVLTIPVFVVGMMFFGASGWRSLRKGVPNMNVLVAVGAIAAFAYSLYGTIIGDAHNYMFYETTATIITLVFMGNWLEDRTVQQTQTALNSLVVSQQIQANMIVYDDQHNEHIMPVESEHLKTGDLILIKSGEFVPMDCKILSGNASVDESIITGESVPVEKAASEFLIGGSMVTDGNVKAYVTAVGKDSVLNKILQLAKDAQKDKPPMQQLADKISAIFIPAVLAIALICFLGNYFLASQSFSTSLLRSVAVLVIACPCAMGLATPAAIAVGLGRAAKHGILFRNARSLEVFKDIRQIVFDKTGTLTTGEFSITNYFVSPTISEEDFKKILFSMEKFSNHPIAKAITKNWKTPGAIIWKKTEEIKGIGMKAEDKDGNIYWAASYKKAQGLTDDLSHNLYLIKNAEVLGWLDIEDTLRPEAKDVIAQLQSKGLKTILLSGDSKEKVASIAKQLNIDEFFAEQTPEQKLNKISELNSKVPTAMVGDGINDAPALAKATIGVSLSDSSQIAIQTAQVVLMNHGLQNLPLALGLGKHTHLTIKQNLFWAFAYNVVAIPVACFGLLIPAFAALAMGFSDVVLGFNSIKLRWKKVI, from the coding sequence ATGGTAGAAAATGTAGAATGGAAAGTAGCGGGAATGTCGTGCACCAATTGTGCCTTATCGATAGAAAAAGTATTGAAATCGAAAGGTATGCAAAACGTTTCCGTAAACTTTATCGGCGGGAATGTTTCTTTTGAAAATCCCGGCACGACTGACTTACAAACAATTGAAAAAGAAATAGACAAGCTCGGCTATCATGTTGTAAACGGAACGGCGAAGCAAAATACACAGGCAAAGAAAAAGGTGTTTAAAAACCATTTTCAACGATTTATTTTTTGTTTGATTTTTACTATTCCGCTTTGGCTGCACATGGTTGTACACGCCGAAATACTGATGAACAGTTGGTTTCAGCTTGTATTAACCATTCCTGTTTTTGTAGTGGGTATGATGTTTTTCGGCGCAAGCGGCTGGCGCAGTTTGCGTAAAGGCGTTCCTAATATGAATGTACTTGTTGCCGTAGGCGCAATTGCCGCATTCGCTTACAGTTTATACGGAACAATCATCGGCGATGCGCATAATTATATGTTTTACGAAACTACGGCAACCATCATTACACTTGTATTCATGGGCAATTGGCTCGAAGACCGTACGGTACAACAAACTCAGACAGCACTGAACAGTTTAGTTGTTTCTCAACAAATTCAGGCAAATATGATTGTGTACGACGACCAACACAACGAACACATTATGCCCGTTGAGAGTGAACACCTAAAAACAGGCGACTTGATATTAATTAAAAGCGGGGAATTTGTGCCGATGGATTGTAAAATTTTATCGGGCAATGCAAGCGTTGATGAATCGATTATCACGGGCGAGAGCGTACCGGTTGAAAAAGCGGCAAGCGAATTTTTAATCGGCGGAAGTATGGTTACGGATGGCAATGTAAAAGCTTATGTTACAGCCGTTGGCAAAGACTCGGTGCTGAACAAAATTTTACAACTCGCAAAAGATGCACAAAAAGACAAACCGCCAATGCAGCAGCTCGCCGATAAAATAAGCGCCATATTTATTCCGGCAGTTTTGGCGATTGCATTGATTTGTTTTTTGGGTAATTATTTTTTGGCTTCGCAAAGTTTTTCAACGAGCTTATTGCGCAGCGTTGCGGTGTTGGTAATTGCTTGTCCGTGCGCTATGGGACTTGCCACTCCGGCAGCGATTGCGGTAGGTTTGGGACGTGCCGCAAAACATGGAATCTTGTTCAGAAATGCACGCAGTCTGGAAGTGTTTAAAGATATTCGGCAAATAGTTTTTGACAAAACGGGAACGCTTACGACAGGCGAATTTTCTATAACTAATTATTTCGTTAGTCCAACTATTTCGGAAGAAGATTTTAAAAAAATCCTTTTCTCAATGGAGAAATTTTCCAATCATCCGATTGCGAAAGCGATTACCAAAAACTGGAAAACGCCGGGCGCAATTATCTGGAAAAAAACGGAAGAAATAAAAGGCATCGGTATGAAAGCCGAAGACAAAGACGGAAATATTTATTGGGCGGCATCTTATAAAAAAGCACAAGGTTTGACAGATGATTTAAGCCACAATTTATACTTAATCAAAAATGCCGAAGTACTTGGCTGGCTTGACATTGAGGACACTTTACGCCCCGAAGCAAAAGACGTGATTGCACAGTTACAATCAAAAGGATTGAAAACAATTTTACTCAGCGGCGACAGCAAAGAGAAGGTTGCAAGCATTGCGAAGCAATTAAATATCGACGAATTTTTTGCAGAACAAACTCCCGAACAAAAGCTTAATAAAATTTCCGAATTAAATTCAAAAGTTCCGACAGCGATGGTTGGCGACGGTATCAACGACGCACCCGCGCTTGCTAAAGCCACGATTGGCGTGAGTTTGAGCGATTCTTCACAAATTGCTATTCAAACCGCACAAGTGGTCTTGATGAATCACGGATTACAAAACCTGCCATTGGCATTAGGCTTGGGTAAGCATACCCATCTCACGATTAAGCAAAATTTATTCTGGGCATTTGCCTATAATGTTGTGGCAATTCCTGTTGCGTGTTTCGGATTGTTGATTCCTGCATTTGCTGCGCTGGCAATGGGTTTCAGCGACGTGGTGCTTGGGTTTAATTCGATTAAGTTGAGATGGAAAAAGGTTATATAA
- a CDS encoding helix-turn-helix domain-containing protein, with translation MKIITIEEEAWKQLNSRINTISNHLKKLEDTSYDDLWLNNHEVCQYLHISEKTLWRMRTKGEITYSKIYGQYFYTIGAIKEMLNANAVQSNDEFVQELMAKGKSYIEKGRRLNSRNSQNRTL, from the coding sequence ATGAAAATAATCACAATTGAAGAAGAAGCGTGGAAACAGCTCAACAGCCGTATCAATACCATTTCCAACCATCTAAAAAAGTTGGAAGACACAAGCTACGATGACCTGTGGCTTAACAACCACGAGGTATGCCAGTACCTGCACATCAGCGAAAAGACATTGTGGCGTATGCGTACCAAAGGAGAAATCACCTACTCCAAGATTTACGGACAATATTTCTACACCATCGGGGCCATCAAAGAAATGCTAAATGCCAATGCCGTGCAAAGCAATGATGAATTTGTGCAAGAATTAATGGCAAAAGGCAAAAGCTATATCGAGAAAGGCAGAAGGCTTAATTCCCGTAACTCACAAAACAGGACGCTATGA
- a CDS encoding ribonuclease HII has translation MLETVYQTELSEAGCDEAGRGCYAGPVFAAAVILPKDFHHPKLNDSKQVKEADRDELRRIIEKEAIAFAVANCSVEEIDEINILKASFKAMHKAIDALKLQPDFLLIDGNRFTKYKTIPHQCIVKGDGKYANIAAASILAKTHRDEYMKKLHNDFPMYNWQKNKGYGTAEHRAAIDIHGLCIHHRKSFNIASKQLALF, from the coding sequence ATGTTAGAAACTGTTTATCAAACCGAATTATCAGAAGCCGGATGCGACGAAGCAGGTCGCGGATGCTACGCAGGTCCTGTGTTTGCGGCGGCGGTAATTTTACCAAAAGATTTTCATCATCCGAAATTGAACGACAGCAAACAAGTAAAGGAAGCAGACAGAGATGAACTGAGACGGATTATAGAAAAGGAAGCGATTGCATTTGCTGTTGCCAATTGCAGCGTGGAAGAGATTGATGAAATTAATATTCTCAAAGCATCTTTCAAAGCGATGCACAAAGCGATTGATGCTTTAAAATTACAACCTGATTTTTTATTGATTGACGGCAATCGCTTTACGAAGTATAAAACTATTCCGCATCAATGTATTGTCAAAGGAGACGGAAAATATGCAAACATTGCCGCAGCAAGTATTCTCGCAAAAACACATCGCGATGAGTACATGAAAAAACTGCACAATGATTTCCCAATGTATAATTGGCAAAAAAACAAAGGATACGGAACGGCTGAACATCGTGCCGCTATTGACATTCACGGCTTGTGCATTCATCACAGGAAAAGCTTTAATATTGCCTCGAAACAGCTTGCTTTGTTTTGA
- a CDS encoding helix-turn-helix domain-containing protein — translation MNIDRMEFLAWMDRIMTRFDILSDNIDDMRKKRNSIDGEELLDNQDVLQMLKISNRSLQRYRSIGKLPYYTISGKLYYKLSDVHQFIRESFNPPPKK, via the coding sequence ATGAATATAGACAGAATGGAATTTTTGGCGTGGATGGATCGTATCATGACTCGCTTCGATATTCTCAGCGACAATATAGACGATATGAGAAAAAAGAGAAACAGTATAGACGGCGAAGAATTGTTGGACAATCAGGATGTGTTACAGATGCTGAAAATCAGCAACCGTTCCCTGCAACGGTATCGCTCTATTGGCAAGCTTCCCTATTATACAATAAGTGGAAAGCTATATTATAAACTGTCCGACGTGCATCAATTCATAAGGGAGAGCTTTAACCCACCACCAAAGAAATGA
- a CDS encoding HAD-IA family hydrolase, giving the protein MGFKIIFFTKKFEEEFGKPLENYFIKTWYSNDVGLRKPYAASFSALLEKENLTPDETLFIDDTIGNIEGATQAGLQTIHLVPPKTVLDLEL; this is encoded by the coding sequence ATTGGGTTTAAAATAATCTTTTTTACAAAAAAATTTGAAGAAGAATTTGGCAAACCATTGGAAAATTATTTTATCAAAACATGGTATTCAAACGATGTAGGCTTGCGAAAGCCTTATGCAGCTTCGTTTTCAGCATTGTTGGAAAAAGAAAATTTAACCCCGGACGAAACATTATTTATCGATGATACCATTGGAAACATCGAAGGCGCAACGCAAGCCGGATTGCAAACGATACATTTAGTTCCACCGAAAACGGTATTGGATTTGGAGTTGTAA
- a CDS encoding TetR/AcrR family transcriptional regulator, with protein sequence MKQEILMPKDRILETASLLFHRQGYNSTGINQIIDEAKVAKASFYDHFKSKEDLCAAFLNKRHDYWFAQLESFTAKSRTPHTKVLAAFDFIAFMNQKEDFRGCSFLNILSEISSGNNKILPIIQNHKKDLQEFFNNLISEKLLSAHIYLLFESALIESQLFRNQTPVETAKKIVQSLLKK encoded by the coding sequence ATGAAACAGGAAATTTTAATGCCGAAAGACAGGATTCTTGAAACAGCTTCCTTGCTTTTCCATCGTCAGGGATATAATTCAACGGGAATTAATCAAATTATTGATGAAGCAAAAGTTGCCAAAGCAAGTTTTTACGACCATTTTAAATCGAAAGAAGATTTGTGCGCGGCGTTTTTAAACAAGCGTCACGATTATTGGTTCGCGCAGTTGGAAAGTTTTACGGCAAAAAGCAGAACGCCACATACAAAGGTTTTGGCGGCATTCGATTTCATCGCTTTTATGAATCAAAAAGAAGATTTCAGAGGTTGCAGTTTTTTGAATATCCTGTCGGAAATCTCGTCGGGCAACAATAAAATTTTGCCGATTATCCAAAATCACAAAAAAGACTTGCAGGAATTTTTCAATAATCTGATTTCCGAAAAATTATTATCAGCTCACATTTATTTATTGTTTGAAAGTGCATTAATCGAAAGCCAATTATTCCGAAATCAAACGCCTGTGGAAACCGCTAAGAAAATAGTTCAATCATTATTAAAAAAATAA